One genomic segment of Chiloscyllium plagiosum isolate BGI_BamShark_2017 chromosome 10, ASM401019v2, whole genome shotgun sequence includes these proteins:
- the LOC122554016 gene encoding uncharacterized protein LOC122554016, whose translation MDWKLCYFWLVSFSLVWEIPAPGNNNEGVPDNFRFIFEQSNNIEDSEWLVEEQNKARQLLNHWNDAGVTGVSKVNNNNFQEVGEEIDGSFPDGKDHTVILRMESDQIVQDAADWIYNKLKIQAGEYRTLLEWNGQGFTYLKSTSQGSVPEVTSRSKLVVIGHGSSQEVTLGELTAHQLSEAILALRGAESPLSFPSKSVQSLSLVACNVGAGSEGELFVRDLLIDLRNHGLEVGSLSARTTKVSVLPDGTKVTSDSGEDWLRHEASHRRRVRLGEDNQLEDLGDEDLYWAHTLDPDEEIHPLVDYPEYLIWSHDGERYLIPDTKLDEIIQEKSIEIFEMAKDVELEQVAKTRGSGQNEETVEVRVFRNFPQYLANVKKLIEESQDLRFELLESEWNKVEVRRAWERLGIPRLDKNNMIEIWGKIFENSVPKPTEALKKIIHRAYWNVMTRMRNENRFIQFGEFTLKINLENFYIEPYILPGGEFPRGEFDPTYRGLLRNMNAAQSFKQNAIAWVTGETDKIKEL comes from the exons ATGGATTGGAAACTGTGCTACTTCTGGCTCGTGTCTTTTTCACTGGTGTGGGAGATCCCAGCTCCTGGGAACAATAATGAAG GAGTTCCAGACAATTTCCGATTCATTTTTGAACAGAGTAACAACATTGAAGATTCAGAATGGCTGGTGGAAGAACAAAA CAAAGCGCGCCAATTACTGAACCATTGGAATGATGCAGGTGTGACCGGGGTATCAAAG GTAAACAACAACAATTTCCAGGAAGTTGGAGAAGAGATCGATGGCTCCTTCCCAGACGGTAAGGATCACACAGTGATCCTCAGGATGGAATCTGATCAGATTGTGCAAGATGCAGCCGATTGGATCTACAACAAACTGAAAATCCAGGCCGGGGAATACAGGACCCTGCTAGAGTGGAACGGACAAGGCTTCACTTATCTGAAATCGACATCCCAGGGAAGTGTCCCTGAGGTGACCAGCCGCTCAAAGCTGGTGGTCATTGGCCACGGCTCAAGCCAAGAGGTCACCTTGGGAGAGCTGACCGCCCATCAGCTCTCTGAGGCAATCCTCGCTCTCCGTGGTGCTGAATCACCACTCTCCTTCCCCAGCAAATCGGTgcagtctctcagcctggtggCCTGCAATGTTGGAGCGGGCTCTGAAGGCGAGCTCTTCGTCCGCGATCTTCTGATTGACTTACGGAACCATGGACTGGAGGTGGGCTCCCTGTCAGCCCGGACCACCAAGGTCAGCGTCCTCCCAGATGGCACCAAAGTCACATCAGATTCCGGTGAAGACTGGCTCCGGCATGAAGCCAGTCACCGACGGCGGGTGAGGCTGGGTGAAGATAACCAGCTTGAAGACCTTGGTGATGAGGATCTGTACTGGGCACACACACTCGACCCAGACGAAGAGATCCACCCTCTGGTAGACTACCCAGAATATTTAATTTGGTCCCATGATGGGGAACGATACCTGATCCCGGACACAAAATTGGATGAGATCATTCAGGAGAAAagcattgaaatatttgaaatggCCAAGGATGTGGAGTTGGAGCAAGTTGCAAAGACAAGAGGGTCTGGTCagaatgaagaaactgttgaagtgaGAGTATTCCGGAACTTTCCACAGTATCTGGCCAATGTAAAAAAACTGATCGAGGAAAGTCAAGACCTGAGATTCGAGCTTCTCGAATCAGAATGGAATAAGGTGGAAGTGAGGAGGGCATGGGAAAGGCTAGGGATTCCTCGCCTGGACAAAAACAATATGATTGAAATATGGGGCAAGATTTTCGAAAACAGTGTTCCAAAACCTACGGAGGCACTGAAGAAAATAATACACAGAGCCTACTGGAATGTTATGACCAGAATGAGGAATGAAAACCGATTCATACAGTTTGGTGAATTCACTTTGAAGATCAATCTCGAGAACTTTTACATTGAGCCGTACATCCTCCCGGGAGGTGAATTCCCGAGGGGAGAATTTGATCCGACCTACAGGGGTCTTTTACGGAACATGAATGCAGCCCAGAGTTTCAAGCAGAATGCCATAGCCTGGGTGACTGGAGAGACGGATAAGATCA aggagttGTAA